In Paramicrobacterium humi, the genomic stretch GAGTTCCTTAACCACGATTCTCTCGATCTCCTTAGTATTCTCTACCTGACCACCTGTGTCGGTTTGGGGTACGGGCAGCTAGAACCTCGCGTCGATGCTTTTCTCGGCAGCATAGGATCATCGGATCATACCCTTTACGGGTTCCCCTTCGACTCTCAGCCTATGTGGGAGACGGATTTGCCTACCTCCCGGCCTACAGCCTTGGCCTGGGACAACCATCGCCCAGGACCGACTACCTTCCTGCGTCACACCTGTTAATACGCTAGCCGCACCAGCACGGGGTCGAGCGTTCACCAGAACCCATCAGCCCCCGAAGGGACATCCGGAATCCTGGCTAGGACTCTTAGCACCACTGGATTGACTCGGGCGGTTCTTCGCCGGTACGGGAATATCAACCCGTTGTCCATCGACTACGCCTGTCGGCCTCGCCTTAGGTCCCGACTTACCCAGGGCGGATTAACCTGGCCCTGGAACCCTTGGTCTTCCGGAGGACGGGTTTCTCACCCGTCTTTCGCTACTCATGCCTGCATTCTCACTCGTGTAGCCTCCACGGCTGGGTTACCCCGCCGCTTCACCGGCCACACGACGCTCTCCTACCCATCAACACACCTGAACCAACACGACAAGTCGTGCGGCTTGGTACTAATGTCAATGCCACAACTTCGGTGGCGTGCTTGAGCCCCGTTACATTGTCGGCGCGGAATCACTTGACCAGTGAGCTATTACGCACTCTTTCAAGGATGGCTGCTTCTAAGCCAACCTCCTGGTTGTCTCTGCAACTCCACATCCTTTCCCACTTAGCACGCGCTTAGGGACCTTAGATGGTGGTCTGGGTTGTTTCCCTCTCGACGATGAAGCTTATCCCCCACCGTCTCACTGCTGCGCTCTCACTTACCGGCATTCGGAGTTTGGCTGACGTCAGTAACCTGGTAAGGCCCATTAGCCATCCAGTCGCTCTACCTCCGGCAAGAAACACGCAACGCTGCACCTAAATGCATTTCGGAGAGAACCAGCTATCACGAAGTTTGATTGGCCTTTCACCCCTATCCACAGCTCATCCCCTCCATTTTCAACTGAAGTGGGTTCGGCCCTCCACGACGTCTTACCGTCGCTTCAGCCTGGCCATGGATAGATCACTTCGCTTCGGGTCTAGGACATGCGACTGAATCGCCCTCTTCAGACTCGCTTTCGCTACGGCTACCCCACACGGGTTAACCTCGCCACATATCGCTAACTCGCAGGCTCATTCTTCAAAAGGCACGCTGTCACCCCAACAAGGAGGCTCCAACGGTTTGTAAGCAAACGGTTTCAGGTACTATTTCACTCCCCTCCCGGGGTACTTTTCACCTTTCCCTCACGGTACTTGTCCGCTATCGGTCATCTGGGAGTATTTAGGCTTATCAGGTGGTCCTGACAGATTCACACGGGATTTCTCGGGCCCCGTGCTACTTGGGATACTTCATACCGCGCTCATGGCATTTCGACTACGGGGTTCGCACCCTCTCTGACCGGCCATTCAAAACCGTTCGTCTATACCACTCACCACAGCCACCGCGTGTCAGCACAATGACAGAAGTCCCACAACCCCGAACATGCAACCCCTGACAGGTATCACACATGCACGGTTTAGCCTCTTCCGAGTTCGCTCGCCACTACTACCGGAATCACTATTGTTTTCTCTTCCTGTGGGTACTGAGATGTTTCACTTCCCCACGTTCCCTCTACCCGCCCTATACATTCAGACGGGAGTCACCAGGTCAGCACGCCGCCTGGCGGGGTTTCCCCATTCGGAAATCCTCGGATCACAGCTCGTTTATCAGCTCCCCGAGGCTTATCGCAGATTACGACGTCCTTCTTCGGCTCCAGATGCCAAGGCATCCACCGTTTGCCCTTAGAAACTTGAATACATGAGTCCAAAAAATCGATTCCTTCGAAAAGAAATTGACCAGCAACCCACACGACCGAAGCCATGCGGGAAACTTTATTCAAGAAACACCCCCAAAAAGAGGTGCTTCTAAGATGCTCGCGTCCACTGTGTAGTTCTCAACGTACGGTCGGTACCCCAACCCCTCACCCAAAGCGAGAAAGGCCGGAGTCCGAGAAACCATACCCGACACCCGAAGGCACCGGTTTCTGGTCCCTCAGGACCCAATAGCGTGCCGGCCCACCCGGTTGCCTCAAGCCCCGTTCCAACCACTCCCGAAGAAGCGGCGTACTAGAAACCCCAGACACCAAATGAGCCATGTCAAATGTTCCACCCATGAGCTCACCAGCAACACACGGTCGGTGTTGATCTGGTGCTCTACCAACCCGAGGGTTGGAGATGCTCCTTAGAAAGGAGGTGATCCAGCCGCACCTTCCGGTACGGCTACCTTGTTACGACTTAGTCCTAATTACCGGTCCCACCTTCGACAGCTCCCTCCCACAAGGGGTTAGGCCACCGGCTTCGGGTGTTACCGACTTTCATGACTTGACGGGCGGTGTGTACAAGGCCCGGGAACGTATTCACCGCAGCGTTGCTGATCTGCGATTACTAGCGACTCCGACTTCACGTAGTCGAGTTGCAGACTACGATCCGAACTGGGACCAGCTTTTTGGGATTCGCTCCACCTCACGGTATCGCCGCCCATTGTACTGGCCATTGTAGCATGCGTGAAGCCCAAGACATAAGGGGCATGATGATTTGACGTCATCCCCACCTTCCTCCGAGTTGACCCCGGCAGTATCCCCTGAGTTCCCACCATTACGTGCTGGCAACAGAGAACGAGGGTTGCGCTCGTTGCGGGACTTAACCCAACATCTCACGACACGAGCTGACGACAACCATGCACCACCTGTATACGAGTGTCCAAAGAGAACCCTATTTCTAGGGCGTTCCCGTATATGTCAAGCCTTGGTAAGGTTCTTCGCGTTGCATCGAATTAATCCGCATGCTCCGCCGCTTGTGCGGGCCCCCGTCAATTCCTTTGAGTTTTAGCCTTGCGGCCGTACTCCCCAGGCGGGGAACTTAATGCGTTAGCTGCGACACGGAGACCGTGGAAAGGCCCCCACATCTAGTTCCCAACGTTTACGGGGTGGACTACCAGGGTATCTAAGCCTGTTTGCTCCCCACCCTTTCGCTCCTCAGCGTCAGTTACGGCCCAGAGATCTGCCTTCGCCATCGGTGTTCCTCCTGATATCTGCGCATTCCACCGCTACACCAGGAATTCCAATCTCCCCTACCGCACTCTAGTCTGCCCGTACCCACTGCAGGCCCGAGGTTGAGCCTCGGGATTTCACAGCAGACGCGACAAACCGCCTACGAGCTCTTTACGCCCAATAATTCCGGACAACGCTCGCACCCTACGTATTACCGCGGCTGCTGGCACGTAGTTAGCCGGTGCTTTTTCTCCAAGTACCGTCACCCGAAGGCTTCTTCCTTGACAAAAGAGGTTTACAACCCGAAGGCCGTCATCCCCCACGCGGCGTTGCTGCATCAGGCTTTCGCCCATTGTGCAATATTCCCCACTGCTGCCTCCCGTAGGAGTCTGGGCCGTGTCTCAGTCCCAGTGTGGCCGGTCACCCTCTCAGGCCGGCTACCCGTCGTCGCCTTGGTGAGCCATTACCTCACCAACAAGCTGATAGGCCGCGAGTCCATCCCCAACCAGTAAACCCTTTCCACCAAACCCCATGCAGGGCCAGGTCCTATCCAGTATTAGACGCCGTTTCCAGCGCTTATCCCAGAGTCAGGGGCAGGTTACTCACGTGTTACTCACCCGTTCGCCACTAATCCACCCAGCAAGCTGGGCTTCATCGTTCGACTTGCATGTGTTAAGCACGCCGCCAGCGTTCGTCCTGAGCCAGGATCAAACTCTCCGTAAATGCATAAACACACAACCACCCCATAAAGGAGCGACTGTGCACATTCAACATGTGCGACACCCACCGGGAAAACGGCAGACACCACACGAGTTCAATCTGACTAACAGAAACAAAACATCATTACTGACATTCGTTATCCAATTAATCCAAAGGAATCTCAAACCCAACCAAACGGTCAGGCCGAGGATAATTTGGCATTTGACATGTGCACGCTATTGAGTTCTCAAGGACCAGACGCTTCTGAGTTCAATCCTTCTCGGATCTCGTCTCAGAGCAACCTCAGTACTTTACCACACCGATTTCGCTTGTCTATTCACACGCCGAACCTGCTCGAAATCCGATCGATTTCGTCTTGGTTCGAAAGGCGTATGAATGACCCGTCTTCGGGTGGGGTCTCCATCCTAAGCCGTTCAGAACAGCTCGACAAGTTCAGAATCTGAACCGGGAGGATTTCGCCGATTGAGGCCCGTGAGCTCTTCCGCTCTTCGGCACCTTTGTGGCGACGAATGAATACTTTACGCACGCAGAACCGCCTTGCCAAATCACCACTGCATCCCGGGCGTGTCGCGCGGTTTTCCGCGCGCCGACCCGGCCGGCGGCATCCCCGTAGAGTGATCGGGTGACGACACGACGAGATGAGGCGGTGGGCGCCGCGACCCAGTTCGGGACGGAGCTGAGCATCAACTTCGGGTCCTCGCTCGCGGGCATCGCGATTCCGTTCGTCGGCACCCCGATCGTGGTGGCCGCGCGCCAAGTGGTGATGCTCATCATGGTGCTGCCCGTGAGCCGTCCCCGGTTCCGGAGCCTCACGTGGCGCACCCTCTGGCCGGCGCTCGCGCTCGGCCTCAGCCTCGTCGTGATGAATGCCGCGTTCTACGAGTCGGTGCACTTGCTCGGATTGGGCATCGCCGCGACCATCGAGTTCCTCGGCCCGTTCTCGGTCGCGCTTTTCACCTCGCGGCGGCTCCTCGACGTGCTTTGCGCCATCGCGGTCGGCGCGGGCGTCGTGATGCTCACCGGGCTTGAGGGGCAGATCAATGTGCCGGGCGTTCTGCTCGCGCTTGCCGCGGCGGCGAGCTGGGCGGCATACATTCTGCTCACCCGGCGGGTCGCGCTGTCGCTTCCCGGACTGCAGGGACTGAGCATCGCGGGGATCGTCAGTCTTGTTCTGCTCGTGCCGCTCGCCGCTCTCACGCTGCAGGATGCGCAGTGGTCATGGGGCATCGTCGGGCTGCTCGCACTCATCGGCGTTCTGTCGTCGGGGCTCCCGTACAGTCTCGACGCGTTCATCCTCCGGCGGATCTCGCCGCGGCTCTATTCGATAGTGACGAGCTTCGGCCCCGTCACCGCTGCGCTGTTCGGCTGGCTCGTGCTGCGCGAGAACTTCACGCCCCTGCAGGTCACGGCGATCGTTCTCGTGTGCGTCGCGGCATGCACGGCGATCGCGACGCAGCGGCCGCGGAAGAAGTCGCGCCTCGAGGAGACGGGCGAGATCTTCCCCTGATCAGGCGCGGCCGTAAGGTCCTTCGTCGAGCTGGCGCTGGTACTCGTCGTGCTCGGCGATGTTGCGCTCGTGGACGCGGCGCCCGCGACGCGCGATCCAGGCGCCGAACCAGATCGGCACCTCGCGGCCGAGGACGAAGGCGACAACCGTCGGCCAGGTCAGCAGGTGGTCGAGGATGTACTGCCACACGCGGTTCGAGGGCACGGACATCGCGTCTTGCGCGAGGCTGCCGCCGATCGCGCCGACGTAGGCGAAGACGGCGACGAGCAGGCCGAGCAGGATCCACACGCCCCAGCCCGCGCGGTTCACGAGCAGGGAGACGATCACGAGGCCGATGAAGAACATCGCGACCGTGATGAGGAACAGCGGCGACAGCAGGGTGCCCACGTAGTCGAGGTTCGTGCCGGCGAGGTAGTCGAGGAGCAGGAGCACGCCGTAGAAGACGGCGGCGAAGATGATCGCCTGCAGCACGCTGATGAGGATGCCGAACCCGCGGTTGCCCCGACGCGTCGGTTCTTCGGGGGCCTGGACGTACTGCGCGGTTCCGCCCGGCTCGGCGTCGCGGTCGGCCTCGTCGGCGGGAACGGTGGTCGCCGCGTACGTGGGCGTCTCTTCGCGTGTCGGTTCGTGGCGGACCGTGTCGGTGTCGTCGCCGTTCACGGTGTCGGGGGTCTGCTCGTAGCTGACGGGAGCGTTCTCGGCGCGCGGCGTCTCGGCCGGAGCGGGCTCGGACGCGGTGAGCCGGTGCTCGTCGCTGACCGCTCGCTCGTCGTAGGCGTCGGTCATGCGGTGCTCGTGGTGAGCCTCGGCATCGGTCGCGGGGTCGGATCCCGAGTTGCGGGCGATCGCGGCAGCGGTGGCGGCTTCGCGGTCTTCGGGCGACTGCGTGTCGTCGGGAGCGTCGAAGTCGTCGGACCGCCCGCCCGCCGTGGGAACCGCGCGGGTCGCGGCATCCGGAGCCTGACTGCTCGCGGCGGGCGCGCCCGGGTCCAGCGGACCCGGCTGGTCGGGCTCGGGCGAGCTCGGCGAGGGCTGCGGAGTGGTCGGTGCCGGTTCGGGAGCGCCGGGGATGTCGGGCGCGACGGGTTCAGGCGACGGCGTCTGCGGTGCGGTGGGCGACGGCTCGTCGGGGGCGACGGGGTTCGGCTCGACCGGCGTCGTCGGTTGAGGTTCCGGTTCGCTGGGAACCTGAGGTTCGTCGGGCAGCGGCGTGCTGTCGCCGACGGGGCGTGCGTTGTCTTCTGGTCGCGGTGCCGGGCTGGAATTCGGGTCGCTCATGACGGCCTCCTCGCTTCAGTTTGCGCTCAGCCAAACTCTAGTGCCCGGCTACCCCTCGAGGGAGGGGGTTGCGCGCGTGTTCCCGCGTTTGCTCACTGCGCCAGGAGCACGTAGGCGTAGCCGGAGATGTGCGCGTCGAGTTCGGCGGGATTCTCGGAGTTCTCGTCGGTCGACAGCTCCGTGACGAGGAACAGCCGGCTGCCGTGCTGCAGAGCGCTCGTGAACGAGAGCGCCTGCGCGTAGCTGCCGCGCACGTCGATAGAGATCGGGATCGCGACGAAATTGTCAGCGGTGATGCGGCTGTCGCTCGCGATGACGGGCGCGGGATCCTTGTCGTCGGTCGCGGCGGGATCGGTCGCGGAGTCGTCGCTCGCCGTCGCCGGCCCGTCGGCGCTCTCCGGGGCGGCGGGGTCTGCGGGGGCCGCCGTGGCCGGGGTCGCGCTCTGCGGCTTGGTGTAGGGCTGGGCCTGGTCGACGGTGATGCCGACGAGTGTCGTGCCGGCGCGGGCGGCGAGCGCGTCGACGTGCGTGAGGAACGTCGGCATGGCGGCATCCGACGGGATCGACTCACGCAGCTTCTCGAGGCCGGAGCGGAACTGGTCGATGTTGTCGTAGTCGCCCTTGAGCTGCACGATCGCGACTTGCGTCGCCTGGTTCTGCGCCTCGATCGTGCGGGTCTGCGCCTCGGTGTCGGCGATGGCGGCGAGCTGCGGCTGCGCGCCCACGAACCAGCCGCCGGCGAGGGTCGCGATCATGATGATGGCGCCGCCGAGGATCCAGAGCTTTGTCTTGTCCATGGCTATTCGCCCTTCTTTTCGGGCTTCTTGTCCTCGAAGCGGCCGGACC encodes the following:
- a CDS encoding EamA family transporter, whose product is MTTRRDEAVGAATQFGTELSINFGSSLAGIAIPFVGTPIVVAARQVVMLIMVLPVSRPRFRSLTWRTLWPALALGLSLVVMNAAFYESVHLLGLGIAATIEFLGPFSVALFTSRRLLDVLCAIAVGAGVVMLTGLEGQINVPGVLLALAAAASWAAYILLTRRVALSLPGLQGLSIAGIVSLVLLVPLAALTLQDAQWSWGIVGLLALIGVLSSGLPYSLDAFILRRISPRLYSIVTSFGPVTAALFGWLVLRENFTPLQVTAIVLVCVAACTAIATQRPRKKSRLEETGEIFP